In the Lepidochelys kempii isolate rLepKem1 chromosome 3, rLepKem1.hap2, whole genome shotgun sequence genome, one interval contains:
- the OLIG3 gene encoding oligodendrocyte transcription factor 3, with protein MNSDSSSVSSRASSPDMDEMYLRDHHHHHHHHHHQDNRLNSVSSTQGDLVQKMSGEGLSRNGSKAGGEGSKYKIKKQLSEQDLQQLRLKINGRERKRMHDLNLAMDGLREVMPYAHGPSVRKLSKIATLLLARNYILMLTSSLEEMKRLVGEIYGGHHSAFHCGTVGHSGGHPAHAASTVHQVHPILGSALSSANTSSPLSASLPGIGTIRPPHSLLKTPSAPPALQLGSGFQHWAGLPCPCTICQMPPPPHLSALTTANMSRISAESKDLLK; from the coding sequence ATGaattctgactccagctctgtcTCCAGCAGAGCTTCCTCGCCAGACATGGATGAGATGTACCTGAGAGATCACCATCAccaccatcatcaccaccaccatcagGACAACCGGCTCAACTCTGTCTCCTCCACTCAGGGCGACCTGGTGCAGAAGATGTCCGGGGAAGGCCTCTCCAGAAACGGCTCCAAGGCCGGAGGGGAAGGCAGCAAGTACAAAATCAAGAAGCAGCTCTCGGAGCAGgacctgcagcagctcaggctgaAGATCAATGGGCGGGAACGCAAAAGGATGCACGACCTGAACCTGGCCATGGATGGGCTGAGGGAGGTGATGCCCTACGCTCATGGACCTTCCGTGAGGAAACTCTCCAAAATTGCTACCCTCCTGCTGGCCAGAAACTACATCCTGATGCTCACCAGCTCCCTAGAGGAGATGAAGAGGCTGGTGGGTGAAATCTATGGAGGACACCACTCCGCCTTTCACTGCGGGACAGTGGGGCACTCAGGCGGGCACCCGGCCCACGCAGCTAGCACGGTCCACCAGGTCCACCCTATCCTTGGCAGTGCCTTGTCTTCAGCCAACACCTCCTCCCCGCTGTCCGCCTCCCTGCCAGGGATTGGCACGATCAGGCCCCCTCACTCTTTACTCAAGACTCCCTCTGCCCCGCCAGCCCTCCAGCTTGGCAGTGGCTTCCAGCACTGGGCGGGTTTGCCTTGCCCTTGCACTATCTGTCAAATGCCCCCTCCGCCACACCTGTCTGCCCTCACCACAGCCAACATGAGCAGGATCTCAGCAGAATCCAAGGACTTACTGAAGTGA